TCGACGGCGACCTCGAAGCGGGCCCCGGTGCCCATCGCGCCCGTGACTCCCGTTACGGTCTCTGAGGTCCCGAATGGTACCAGCGGGTGGACTCCGCCTGCGATCTCCGAGCTCAGCTCCCGGTCTACCGGTATGCGGTTGTAGTAGGTCGCGGGGGAGGTGAGGAGGGGGAGGCCCATCCTCTCCATGCCTTCGAAACCGTCCCTGGTGATCACGCCACTGTCCAGGTGGGTCTCCTCACTCGCCACCGCCACATCCCCCACACTCAGGCCGAAGCCGGGGAAGGCGCCGCCTATGCCCACCTGGATCACCGATACCGGTTCGAGCCGGGCGATGGCGAGCGCCAGGCCTGCCGCGGTGTTGACCTTGCCCACCCCGAAGGTCGCTACCGCCACCGGCGCCCCGTGGAGCAGACCCCGCCGAGCGTCGCCGTGACGCAGCTGCAGGCTGCACGACTCCTCGAGTTCCTCGTGCAGCGGTGCGACCTCCGCCGCTGTCGCGGCGATGATCAGGTGCGCGGGCGCGGTCCGTGCCAGGGGCGCCTAGGCGGCCTTCGCCGGGATGTCCAGGAGAGCTTGAACGAAGGCGGCCGCGTCGTAAGGCTGGAGATCCTCGGCCTTCTCGCCCACGCCGATGAACTTGATGGGTAGTTCCAGTTCTCGGGTGATGGGTAGGAGGATGCCCCCCTTGGCGCTGCCGTCGAGCTTGGTCACGATGACACCGGTGACGCCGACCGCCTCGTGGAACTTGCGTGCCTGCTCCAGCCCGTTCTGGCCGGTCACCGCATCGAGCACCAGCCAAACCTCCTTCGGCTCGCCGGGATCGGCCTTGCCGACCACCCGCTTCACCTTCTTCAGCTCCTCCATCAGGTTGTGTTTGGTGTGGAGCCGACCGGCGGTGTCGACGAAGAGCAGATCGAGACCCTTCGCCCGCCTCGACTGGGCGGCGTCGAAGGCGACGGCGCCGGGGTCGCTGCCGTCCGGCCCCGATACCGTCGGGATCCCCAGGCGTTCACCCCACAGCTCCAGTTGAGCGGTTGCCGCCGCACGGAACGTGTCACCAGCGGCGAACATCACCTTATGGTTCCGCTCCTGGTAGTAGCGCCCCAACTTGGCGATGGTCGTCGTCTTGCCCACGCCGTTGACCCCCACTACCATGACGACCTTGCCTTTCGGTTCCACCATGTGCCTGGTCACGTCGAGGTCGAACCCTACCCGTCGCAGCTTCTGGCGCATCCTGTTCGGCTCCAGCTGGTCGAGCAGAGCCTTCTCCAGCGCCTCACGGAACGACATACCTCGCTCGCGCTCGCGCTTGGCGTCGGCGACGACCTCAGAAGCGATGCGGGCCCCTACGTCGGCCCCTATGAGCGCGAACTCGAGCTCGTCCCAGTCCAGCTCCCAGCTGCGGGAGGCGTCCTGGTTGAGGACGTCGCGGGTCTTGCCGAGCCCCTGGCGCAGCCTGTCGAACCACGACATCAGCTGCCGGCACCCGTCTTCTCGGCGGTCGCGGCCTTGCCAGCCTCGGCGGCCTCCTTCTGAGGATTGTCGTCCGGGAGGCCGGCGTTGATCGCGTGGATCGCCTTGCCGATCCGGTTAAGGACCCTCGCCTTGCCCAGGATGGTTATCACGTCCACCACCGACGGGGAGTTGGTGCGCCCGGTGATCGCCGCCCGGAGCGGCATCATCACCTTGCCCATCCCTACGCTCTGCTCCTGCACGTAGTCGTGGATCAGCTCGTCGACACTGTCGTAGTCGAAGAACTCGACCATCGACAACTCCCGTTCCAGATCCTCCAGATACGATTGACCGGCGGCTAGCCGCTTGCGGGCGTCCTCGTCGTAGCTCACTTCCTCCTCGAAGAAGTAGCCGCTCTGATCGACGAAGTCGTTGAGCGTTTCGACCCGCGGCTGAAGCACGTCGATCACGTCGAGCAGGTAGTCGTCGTCGGACCACTCGTAGCCGGCAGCGCGTAGGAGCGGAGCGGCCCGCCGGCCCACCTCCTCCAGCGGCAGCAGTTCGCGCAGGTATTTGGCGTTGAAGTGGCGGAGCTTCTTGAGGTCGAAGACAGGGCCCCCCAGCGAGATGCGCTCGATGGAGAAGGCGGCGATCATGTCATCCAGGCTGAAGAACTCGCGCCCGTCGGGCATGCTCCAGCCCATGTTCGCGAGGAAGTTGAGGAGGGCTTCGGGCAGTATCCCCTGCGATCGGTACGAGTCGACGCTCGTGTCGAGCTTGCGCTTGCTGATCTTGGTCTTGTTCTGATCCGGGTTGCGCAGCAGCGGGAGGTGCGCGAACACCGGGAGGTCCCAGCCGAACGCCTCGTAGAGCAGCACGTGGATGGGCGTCGAGGTGACCCACTCCTCGGCGCGCATCACGTGGGTTACGCCCATGAGGTGATCGTCGACGACGTTGGCAAGGTGGTAGGTCGGGTAGCCGTCGCTCTTCAGGATCACCGGGTCGCGGATCTCCCGGTTCTGGATGGTGATCTCGCCGCGTAGCTCGTCGTGGAAGCTCGTCGCTCCGTCGTCGGGGGTGACCAGTCGAACCACGTGGGGCTCGCCGGCCGCGGCCCGTCGCTCCTGCTCCGAGCGGGGCAGGTTGCGGCCACGGCCGTCGTAACCGGGGTCCTGACCTCGGCGCTTCTGTTCGCGGCGCATCTCGTCGAGTTCCTCGGCGGTCTCGAAGGCGCGGTACGCCTTCCCGTCGGCCAACAGAGTGTGGACATGCTGCCGGTAGGTCTCCAGCCTTTCACTCTGCCGGTAGGGACCGTTCGGCCCGC
This genomic window from Trueperaceae bacterium contains:
- the ftsY gene encoding signal recognition particle-docking protein FtsY; the protein is MSWFDRLRQGLGKTRDVLNQDASRSWELDWDELEFALIGADVGARIASEVVADAKRERERGMSFREALEKALLDQLEPNRMRQKLRRVGFDLDVTRHMVEPKGKVVMVVGVNGVGKTTTIAKLGRYYQERNHKVMFAAGDTFRAAATAQLELWGERLGIPTVSGPDGSDPGAVAFDAAQSRRAKGLDLLFVDTAGRLHTKHNLMEELKKVKRVVGKADPGEPKEVWLVLDAVTGQNGLEQARKFHEAVGVTGVIVTKLDGSAKGGILLPITRELELPIKFIGVGEKAEDLQPYDAAAFVQALLDIPAKAA
- the mqnB gene encoding futalosine hydrolase, which codes for MARTAPAHLIIAATAAEVAPLHEELEESCSLQLRHGDARRGLLHGAPVAVATFGVGKVNTAAGLALAIARLEPVSVIQVGIGGAFPGFGLSVGDVAVASEETHLDSGVITRDGFEGMERMGLPLLTSPATYYNRIPVDRELSSEIAGGVHPLVPFGTSETVTGVTGAMGTGARFEVAVESMEGAAAAQVALALEAPFAEVRGISNTVGERDKARWRIAHAVEMACLAVVEWLHRSGSGEGR
- the gltX gene encoding glutamate--tRNA ligase, encoding MTVVTRIAPSPTGDPHVGTAYVGLFNYALAKSRGGRFILRIEDTDRERYNPTSEQRILEMMSWLGLEPDESPRAGGPNGPYRQSERLETYRQHVHTLLADGKAYRAFETAEELDEMRREQKRRGQDPGYDGRGRNLPRSEQERRAAAGEPHVVRLVTPDDGATSFHDELRGEITIQNREIRDPVILKSDGYPTYHLANVVDDHLMGVTHVMRAEEWVTSTPIHVLLYEAFGWDLPVFAHLPLLRNPDQNKTKISKRKLDTSVDSYRSQGILPEALLNFLANMGWSMPDGREFFSLDDMIAAFSIERISLGGPVFDLKKLRHFNAKYLRELLPLEEVGRRAAPLLRAAGYEWSDDDYLLDVIDVLQPRVETLNDFVDQSGYFFEEEVSYDEDARKRLAAGQSYLEDLERELSMVEFFDYDSVDELIHDYVQEQSVGMGKVMMPLRAAITGRTNSPSVVDVITILGKARVLNRIGKAIHAINAGLPDDNPQKEAAEAGKAATAEKTGAGS